Below is a window of Bacteroidales bacterium DNA.
CATTATACTTATAAAAAAATAAACCATGAAAAAGTTAACCTATTCTTTAATCATTTTAATGCTAATTTTAACTCAAACAGTTTTTTCACAAGAAGAATTAAGCGATGCAAATACTAATTTCGATGACGAAAATTACGAAGTAGCATTAAAACAATATTTAAAATTTTATAAAAAAAATGCCAACGACCCCCAAATAAATTACAAAATTGGGATTTGTTATTTAAAAACAAACTTCGACAAAAAATCGGCTCTTACTTATTTACTTAAAGCCGATAGCTTAAAACCCAATTATTTTCCCAGCATCACATTCGATCTTGCACAAGCGTATTTTCATGCACTTAATTTTACTAAAGCTCAAGAATATGCTCAAAATTACACTCAAAATAAAAAATTAAAGCCAGAAGAATTAGCCGTTGTAGATAAATTTTTCGAAACTATTGAAAATGCTAAGAAATTAACATCTAAACCGATCAACGTAACCTTTATTAATTTAGGTAAAACACTCAATTCACCCCAAGACGACTATATACCTTTTATCACCGAAGACGAAAATTTTATGGTATTTACCTCGGCACGTAAATATTTGAGCGATTATCAACAATTTATTAAAGGTGTCTATTTCAGTAAAAAATCGAATGGTATATGGTCGGCAGCAACAGCTGCTAGTTCTAAAATAAATTCTGACGAAAACGAAGAAGTAGTTGGAATTAGTAAAGATGGCAATACATTGTTGGTTCATGTTGATAGGCTCAGCAATCCCCATGATATTTTTTATTCCGAAAAAAATAAAAGCGGAAACTATGGAGAATTAAAAGATTTTGGACCCAATATTAATTCAAAATCAAGCGAAATGGGTGCCTCACTTACCATTACAGGCGATACTTTGTATTTTGCAAGTAATCGCCCTGGAGGAATGGGTGGCTTTGATATTTATATGAGTGTAAGAAGACCTGATGGCACATGGAGCCCAGCAACTAACCTTGGCGAACCCATTAACACTGCCGATGATGAAAATTATCCTTATATAACTGCAGACGGACAATATTTATATTTCTCTTGTAACGGCAGAAACAGTATGGGAGGATACGATATTTACAAAAGTAAATTAGCAGATGGAAAATGGAGCGAACCTATTAATCTAGGATATCCTATTAATGACACATACGACAATTACAATATTGCACTTACTAGCAATACACGTTATGGATATGTTAGTAAATGCGATAATAATAGTATAGGTGGTTTAGATATTTACAGAATTATTTTTAATGATGTTCCACCAACCAATATCGCTTTTACAGGGAATATCTTAGTTGGCGATAGTATTAAAAATGTGCCATTTAAACAAGTTGACTCTTTAATTACCATATCGGTCATTAACAAAACAAACCCTTCGCAAACCTATTCTTATCAACCCAGCAAAAAAGGAAAATATACCATTGCTTTAACACCCGGTTATTGGGAATTAGAAATATCTGGAAATGCATACGAAACCTATAAAAAAGAATTTATTATACGCGATGAACAACCTACACAAACCGTATATTTTCAAAATATTTATCTGAAGAAAAAAATTAAAAAATGAACTTACCACTTAAAAAACCTATTGTATTCTTCGATATCGAAACAACAGGAACCGACATCGTACATGATCGTATTGTAGAAATAACCATACTACGAATTGAAACCAATCAAAAAGAAAACCTCAAAACCTATCTCATTAATCCCGAACGCCCAATACCACCAGATGTTACCAAAATACATCATATTACCAACGAAATGGTTAAAAACAAACCCACCTTTAAAGAATTAGCTAGCACTATTTACGATTTTTTTGAAGGTGCAGATATAGCCGGCTTTAATGCTATAAAATTCGATATCCCCTTATTAGCAGAAGAATTTCTCCGCTGCGACATTGACTTTAGTATGAAAAACCGGAATGTTATCGATGTTCAAGTCATTTTTCACAAAATGGAACAACGAAACTTATCGGCAGCATATAAATTTTATTGTAGAAAAGACCTCGAAAACGCACATAGTTCAGAAGCAGATACGATAGCAACTTATGAGATTCTTAAAGCTCAACTAGATTATTACCCACAACTACCAAAAAACATGAAAGAACTTAGCCAATTATCAGCGTATCATCGACATGCCGATTTATTTGGTCACATTATTTTTAACGATAAAAACGAAGAAGTATTTAATTTTGGAAAATACAAAGGACAACGTGTAGCCGATGTACTAAAAAAAGATAGTGGATACTATGGCTGGCTGCAAAATGCCGATTTTCCATTATATACAAAAAAAATAATAACCGAAATTTATGTAAAATTAAAACAAAATGAATAATTGAAATGAAAATAATTTGTGTTGCTCGCAATTATCATCTTCATATCCAAGAATTAAATCATCAGGTCCCTCAAGAACCCACATTCTTTTTTAAACCGGATGTTTCGTTACTTAGAAATAATGAACCCTTTTTTATCCCTGAATTTTCTGCCAATATTCATCACGAAATAGAATTAGTTTACCGAATTTGTAAGGTAGGAAAAAATATTTCACCACGTTTTGCTCATCGTTATTACGATGCCATTGCTTTAGGAGTAGATTTTACAGCTCGCGACTTGCAAGAACGCTGCATTAAAGAAGGTTTACCATGGGAGATGGCTAAATCGTTTGACAATGCTGCTGCTATTAGCGCTTTTATTCCTAAAGAAAACTTTACAAATTTAAATAATATTCGTTTTTCTTTATATATCAACGGGCAGATAGTTCAACAAGGCATATCGTCTGATATGATTTTTAAAGTGGAGACCATCATTACACATGTTTCAAAGTTTGTAACTTTAAAAACAGGTGATTTAATATATACCGGTACTCCTGCCGGCGT
It encodes the following:
- a CDS encoding 3'-5' exonuclease, whose translation is MNLPLKKPIVFFDIETTGTDIVHDRIVEITILRIETNQKENLKTYLINPERPIPPDVTKIHHITNEMVKNKPTFKELASTIYDFFEGADIAGFNAIKFDIPLLAEEFLRCDIDFSMKNRNVIDVQVIFHKMEQRNLSAAYKFYCRKDLENAHSSEADTIATYEILKAQLDYYPQLPKNMKELSQLSAYHRHADLFGHIIFNDKNEEVFNFGKYKGQRVADVLKKDSGYYGWLQNADFPLYTKKIITEIYVKLKQNE
- a CDS encoding PD40 domain-containing protein, producing the protein MKKLTYSLIILMLILTQTVFSQEELSDANTNFDDENYEVALKQYLKFYKKNANDPQINYKIGICYLKTNFDKKSALTYLLKADSLKPNYFPSITFDLAQAYFHALNFTKAQEYAQNYTQNKKLKPEELAVVDKFFETIENAKKLTSKPINVTFINLGKTLNSPQDDYIPFITEDENFMVFTSARKYLSDYQQFIKGVYFSKKSNGIWSAATAASSKINSDENEEVVGISKDGNTLLVHVDRLSNPHDIFYSEKNKSGNYGELKDFGPNINSKSSEMGASLTITGDTLYFASNRPGGMGGFDIYMSVRRPDGTWSPATNLGEPINTADDENYPYITADGQYLYFSCNGRNSMGGYDIYKSKLADGKWSEPINLGYPINDTYDNYNIALTSNTRYGYVSKCDNNSIGGLDIYRIIFNDVPPTNIAFTGNILVGDSIKNVPFKQVDSLITISVINKTNPSQTYSYQPSKKGKYTIALTPGYWELEISGNAYETYKKEFIIRDEQPTQTVYFQNIYLKKKIKK
- a CDS encoding fumarylacetoacetate hydrolase family protein, which encodes MKIICVARNYHLHIQELNHQVPQEPTFFFKPDVSLLRNNEPFFIPEFSANIHHEIELVYRICKVGKNISPRFAHRYYDAIALGVDFTARDLQERCIKEGLPWEMAKSFDNAAAISAFIPKENFTNLNNIRFSLYINGQIVQQGISSDMIFKVETIITHVSKFVTLKTGDLIYTGTPAGVGPVNINDHLEGYIEDKKMLDFYIR